In one Lolium rigidum isolate FL_2022 chromosome 3, APGP_CSIRO_Lrig_0.1, whole genome shotgun sequence genomic region, the following are encoded:
- the LOC124701980 gene encoding phosphoenolpyruvate carboxykinase (ATP)-like, whose protein sequence is MATPNGLARIDTNGAATKKEHENGICHDDSSAPVRAQNIDELHSMQRKRSAPTTPIKQADGAAVSPFAAAISEEGRRTQQLQSISASLASLTRETGPKVVRGDPARKGEAAVKVAPVAAAPAPKPHHHHHHHVAPTISVSDSSLKFTHVLYNLSPAELYEQAIKYEKGSFITDSGALATLSGAKTGRSPRDKRIVKDEAAAKELWWGKGSPNIEMDEHTFLTNRERAVDYLNSLDKVFVNDQFLNWDPENRIKVRIISARAYHSLFMHNMCIRPTEEELEEFGTPDFTIYNAGKFPCNRYTHYMTSSTSVDINLGRREMVILGTQYAGEMKKGLFGVMHYLMPKRRILSLHSGCNMGRDGDVALFFGLSGTGKTTLSTDHNRLLIGDDEHCWSDNGVSNIEGGCYAKCIDLSREKEPDIWNAIKFGTVLENVVFDEHTREVDYTDKSVTENTRAAYPIEYIPNAKIPCVGPHPKNVILLACDAFGVLPPVSKLNLAQTMYHFISGYTALVAGTEDGIKEPQATFSACFGAAFIMLHPTKYAAMLAEKMQTYGATGWLVNTGWSGGRYGVGNRIKLAYTRKIIDAIHSGELLTANYQKTEVFGLEIPTAIQGVPSEILDPTNTWTDKAAYKETLLKLAGLFGKNFEVFANYKIGDDSTLTEEILAAGPKV, encoded by the exons ATGGCGACCCCGAACGGCTTGGCGAGGATCGACACCAACGGCGCGGCGACGAAGAAGGAGCACGAGAACGGGATCTGCCACGACGACAGCTCGGCGCCGGTGCGGGCGCAGAACATCGACGAGCTGCACTCCATGCAGCGGAAGCGCTCCGCCCCCACCACGCCCATCAAGCAGGCCGACGGCGCCGCCGTCTCGCCCTTCGCCGCCGCCATctccgaggagggccgccgcacGCAGCAGCTGCAGTCCATCAG CGCGTCGTTGGCGTCGCTGACCCGTGAGACCGGGCCCAAGGTCGTGAGGGGCGACCCGGCAAGGAAGGGCGAGGCCGCCGTCAAGGTCGCGCCGGTGGCCGCAGCGCCGGCGCCGAAGccgcatcaccaccaccaccaccacgtcgcCCCCACCATCAGCGTCAGCGACAGCTCTCTCAAATTCACCCATGTCCTCTACAACCTCTCGCCTGCCG AGCTGTACGAGCAGGCGATCAAGTATGAGAAGGGGTCGTTCATCACGGACAGCGGAGCGCTGGCGACGCTCTCCGGCGCCAAGACCGGCCGGTCGCCCAGGGACAAGCGCATCGTCAAGGACGAAGCCGCGGCCAAGGAGCTCTGGTGGGGCAA GGGCTCGCCGAACATCGAGATGGACgagcacaccttcctgaccaacaGGGAGAGGGCGGTGGACTACCTCAACTCGCTGGACAAGGTGTTCGTGAACGACCAGTTCCTCAACTGGGACCCGGAGAACCGCATCAAGGTGCGCATCATCTCCGCCAGGGCCTACCACTCGCTCTTCATGCACAACATGTGCATCCGCCCCACGGAGGAGGAGCTGGAGGAGTTCGGCACGCCCGACTTCACCATCTACAACGCCGGCAAGTTCCCCTGCAACCGCTACACGCACTACATGACCTCCTCCACCAGCGTCGACATCAACCTCGGCAGGAGGGAGATGGTCATCCTCGGCACGCAGTACGCCGGCGAGATGAAGAAGGGGCTCTTCGGGGTCATGCACTACCTCATGCCCAAGAGGCGTATCCTTTCCCTCCACTCCGGCTGCAACATGGGGCGGGACGGCGACGTCGCACTCTTCTTTGGACTGTCAG GTACTGGTAAAACGACACTGTCGACTGATCACAACAGGCTCCTGATCGGCGACGACGAGCACTGCTGGAGCGACAATGGTGTCTCCAACATCGAGGGTGGCTGCTATGCCAAGTGCATAGACCTCTCTAGGGAGAAAGAACCTGATATTTGGAACGCCATCAAGTTCGGAACAG TGCTGGAGAACGTCGTCTTCGACGAGCACACCCGTGAAGTCGATTACACCGACAAGTCTGTCACAG AGAACACCCGTGCCGCCTACCCGATCGAGTACATCCCAAACGCGAAGATACCGTGTGTCGGCCCACACCCCAAGAACGTCATCCTCCTGGCGTGCGACGCCTTCGGCGTGCTCCCGCCGGTCAGCAAGCTGAACCTGGCTCAGACCATGTACCACTTCATCAGCGGCTACACTGCTCTG GTTGCCGGAACAGAGGACGGCATCAAGGAGCCGCAGGCGACCTTCTCCGCTTGCTTCGGCGCGGCGTTCATCATGCTCCACCCGACCAAGTACGCCGCCATGCTCGCCGAGAAGATGCAGACGTATGGCGCCACCGGGTGGCTGGTCAACACCGGCTGGTCCGGTGGAAG GTATGGCGTTGGCAACCGGATCAAGCTGGCATACACCAGGAAGATCATCGACGCCATCCACTCCGGCGAGCTCCTCACTGCCAACTACCAGAAGACCGAGGTCTTCGGCCTGGAGATCCCCACTGCGATCCAGGGCGTGCCGTCTGAAATCCTCGACCCGACCAACACC TGGACGGACAAGGCCGCGTACAAGGAGACGCTCCTGAAGCTGGCTGGCCTGTTCGGGAAGAACTTCGAGGTGTTCGCCAACTACAAGATCGGGGACGACAGCACCCTGACTGAGGAGATCCTTGCTGCTGGACCCAAAGTCTGA